The sequence below is a genomic window from Phragmitibacter flavus.
AACACACTTTGGCATCACAACCAATTCAGGCAATGCGGCAGATACCGCTGACTTTGATAACGACGGCATCGCGAATCTCCTTGAATGGGCCACCTTGTTGAATCCTGCTGCCGCCAGTGTATTGCCTGTGAGCGCCACCTTGAACGCAGCTACCAATAACATGGAGTTCATCTACACACGAAATAAGGCTGCCTTGGATGCAGGCGCGATTTTCATCGTGGAGTGGAGCGAGACCCTGGCTGCGGGCAGCTGGAGCAGCATGGGAGTTGATGAAGAGATCCTCAGTAACAATGGCACCGCACAACAAGTGAAGGCCACCATCCCCGCAGGCGTCCTTGGCTATCGCTTTTTGCGTTTGCGAGTGACCCCTCCACCGTAATCTTGGCCAACGCTCATTCATGGGCTTTGGGGAGTTCACAATGACCAGAGGAGTAGGTTCAAGCAGTGTGATGTTTTTTAATAGACCGGTGCTTTTTTCTGGATGCAGGGATTGATCCTTTCGAACTAGCAAAGCTTGCTTCAATACTCCAAACGTCATCCGCCTCTATTTTACAAGATCTCGCCACCCCGTCATCTCCGAACATCAGTCTCGCCCGATATCGGTTGATATTCTGCGATTCGCCGATAATAGAAGTTTTGATCAGGGTCATTCGCGATGTTGGGTCAATGACCAGATTCGTTTCATCATGTCACACTCGCGTTCTCTTCCCCGGCTTTTCGAGGCTCTATTGTTGCTATCGCTAGTCTGCTGGGTGTCGCCGGGAAATGCAGGGGCGCAAGATCCTGTTCTCATGAAAGATATCAATTTAACTCCCAATCTTGCCAGCAGCCACTTGGGCAATGTCTGCCATGTCGGCCATATCACTTATTTTACCACTACCACCCCTACCTCGGGAACATCCTTATGGAAGACCGATGGGACTGCATTGGGGACGGTTCTTGTAAAGGACATTAAGTCTGGCGTTGAGGATGCTGGCATTGGCAGTCCGGTTGCCATGGGCAACACCATCTATTTCTCGGCCAATGACGGAGTCGACGGGTGGGAGCTTTGGAAAAGCGATGGCACCGAAGCCGGCACCATCATGGTAAAAGATATCCACCCAGGTCCCGAAGGATCAGAACCGGATCAGCTGCTTGTTGTTGGGGGTAGCACGCTTTACTTTCGCGCGGAAGATGGCATCCATGGCGGAGCATTATGGAAGAGCGATGGCACCGCCGCCGGGACGGAAATGATCAAGGACGTCAGCCCGAGCAGCGATCCAAGCAGCGGTCCCAGAGATCTTACCTACGTGGGCGGCGTCATCTACTTCGTGGATTCCGACGGCATTCACAATCAAGAGCTGTGGATGACCAACGGCACCGCCTCGGGAACCAGGATGGTGAAGGACATCGCCCCGGGCATTACTGCATCCGATCCCGGAGACCTTACGGTATTGAACAATACGCTTTATTTCACTGCCTACACCCCCACCCATGGCCGGGAGTTATGGAAGAGCAATGGCCTGGCGGATGGCACCACGATGGTCAAAGACATCAACCCTGGTGTCGGCGAGTCTGGACCTCGGAACTTGGAGGTGGTGGGCAACACCATCTACTTCGTGGTCGATGATGGCAGCAGCGGTCATGAGTTATGGAAGACGGAGGGCACGGAGGCCTCCACCACGCGTGTGAAGGATATTGTCGCGGGCGGCGGAAGCTCCCATCCGGACTTTCTGACCAAGGTCGGCTCAACCTTATTTTTTATCGCGCGTGATGAAGACGATGATGTGGAGCTTTGGAAAAGTGACGGCACCGAGCCTGGCACCGTGCGTGTGAAGGACATCCGTGTCGGGCAATCCTCCTGGCCGTCTTTTCTCACCGAGGCTGGCGGCACGCTCTACTTCCTTGCCGATGATGGCGTTAACGGCAGGGAGTTGTGGAAAAGCAATGGCACTTCCGCAGGCACCGTAATGCTGAAGGAGGCCTTGCCGGGCATCAGTCACCTCTCGGTTTCCAATTTGTTTGCTGGCCCCTCCTCGAACATTTATTTTTTGGGAGATGATGGCACCAACGGTCCTGCGCTGTGGAAAAGCAATGGCTCGGCTCCTGGCACGCAGTTGGTCAAGGACATCATTGGAGGGAACAACGCTGCCAGTCCCAGCAATTTTGTCTGGATGAATGGATGGCTTTACTTTCAGGCGGATGATGGGATCAACGGACCGGAATTGTGGAGAACCAATGGCACCACCATCACGGCATTGGTCAAAGACATCCGACCAGGTGCCGCTGGCTCTGCTCCCAATTCCATGTTGGCACTAGGTGGCATCCTTTATTTCCGCGCCAATGATGGCGTCAATGGCGAGGAACTGTGGAAAAGCAACGGAACTGCGGCGGGCACGGTCCTGGTCAAAGATATCCTTGAAGGCGATGGCTCTTCCAGCCCACATTCCTTTGCCGTCATTGGAGGCACCCTTTATTTCAACGCCTTCGACATCGGCCTTGGCATTCAGCTGTGGAAAAGCGACGGCACCACTGCTGGCACCGCAATGGTGAAGTCTTTCGTGCCTGCCAGCATCACACGGATGGAGACTTCGCTTACAGCCATCGGCAATCAT
It includes:
- a CDS encoding ELWxxDGT repeat protein — protein: MKDINLTPNLASSHLGNVCHVGHITYFTTTTPTSGTSLWKTDGTALGTVLVKDIKSGVEDAGIGSPVAMGNTIYFSANDGVDGWELWKSDGTEAGTIMVKDIHPGPEGSEPDQLLVVGGSTLYFRAEDGIHGGALWKSDGTAAGTEMIKDVSPSSDPSSGPRDLTYVGGVIYFVDSDGIHNQELWMTNGTASGTRMVKDIAPGITASDPGDLTVLNNTLYFTAYTPTHGRELWKSNGLADGTTMVKDINPGVGESGPRNLEVVGNTIYFVVDDGSSGHELWKTEGTEASTTRVKDIVAGGGSSHPDFLTKVGSTLFFIARDEDDDVELWKSDGTEPGTVRVKDIRVGQSSWPSFLTEAGGTLYFLADDGVNGRELWKSNGTSAGTVMLKEALPGISHLSVSNLFAGPSSNIYFLGDDGTNGPALWKSNGSAPGTQLVKDIIGGNNAASPSNFVWMNGWLYFQADDGINGPELWRTNGTTITALVKDIRPGAAGSAPNSMLALGGILYFRANDGVNGEELWKSNGTAAGTVLVKDILEGDGSSSPHSFAVIGGTLYFNAFDIGLGIQLWKSDGTTAGTAMVKSFVPASITRMETSLTAIGNHLYFNATGSMISERGLWKSDGTTEGTVLLRGSQPHSSSEVKTSASLGNTFYFISADTSAADELWKTDGTTEGTVMVKDIRPGNSGSEIRQMTVAGNSIYFVAQDGIHGRELWKSDGTTAGTTLVKDMAPGTFSVEINELTAVGNTLYFVTNNGTNGTELWKTDGTAAGTVLVKDILPGIPGSNPRHLAVGGDLLYFQANDGIHGEELWKTDGTAAGTVLVKDIAPGGGSTPAGMRLLGDRLYFSATTEATGAELWVLPVPIVSPGVVVSPASLNNSSAILQGRVNTKGFATTVRFEYKKNTESSYRNPDVTFTSDNGTNFVDVSSTLSGLEANTGYGFRLIAINAGHTVAVNGSFHTALDTEPPVPGSVQISSIVATAAYDARVKFTFTGWTDGPWPSESLIFSVYVDGQFFGDQGAVPTGNGHLLRAGQRTARFEVRDISGNLTEITRNFTLFNALEWWRRNQFGSFENSGDGADAEDFDRDGIPNVVEWACATDPKKHNAPVLTMVPNGQSLELRYSRGKTALNGGAKFIIEQSDTLAPNSWTTVNKAHQMTGETTVHQHMRVVAIQGGPFQPPQPPLMFYRLRIEGP